The Flavobacterium sp. 102 genomic interval GCACTCTTCAATAGTCCATTTTTTTGTTTGTGCCAATGAACTAAATCCCAACAACAAGACAAAAGTAAGTAAGAGGTGAATTTTTATTATTTTCATATTAAAACAGGTAATCAAACCCAAATTCCTTGAATAAACAAAGATATTATTTTTGGCTTTTATTTCTTAATTAAAGACTCAATGTTTTAGACACTTTTTTTTTAATAATGTTACAGTCGGTTACGATATTTACATTTATTTTTGACAAAAATATTTTTATTTATGTCAGCCATTAAATCAATTCTCTTTCTGCTTCTCTTTTCAATTCTGATAAACAGCTGCGCTACTACTCAAAGAATCGAGGCTTTAAAACCACTCCCATCAAATGACGCACCAATGGTTTATAAAACGAAGACCTCCTTTGTTAATATGCCTTTGGAAATATCTTTGAAAGAAATAGAGAATCAATTGAACAAAACCATGAATGGTCTTATATATGACGATTCAAATTTAGCTGATGATAAAACCGAAATGAAAATTTGGAAAACCGCTCCAATCAAATTGGTAGAAAAAAACGGTAAAATTCAAACTACAATGCCTTTGAAAATTTGGGCCAAAATAAAATACGGAACTGATTTCATGGGCTTAAACGACACTCGCGAAATCAATTTAAACGGAACCATTACGATGGTTAGCGATGTAAAACTATCCAATTGGAAATTATCAACTACTTCTAAAATCGAAGATTTTGAATGGTCTGAAAGTCCGACGATATTGGTTTCCGGAAAATATGTGCCAATTACTTATATCATCAATCCGACACTTTCCATCTTTAAATCAAAAGTAGCCAAAAAAATAGACGAAGCCATCGAAAAGTCCTGTGATTTCAAACCTTATGTATTGGATGTCTTGGAAAACATGAGCACGCCGTTTGTAACCAGTGAACAATACCAAACTTGGTTCAAGTTGATTCCGATAGAAGTTTATGTTACCGATGCTGTTTTAAGCAAAAGTGAGATTAAAATGGATTTAGGATTGAAATGCAATATGCAAACTATGGTAGGTTTGAAACCCAAAAACACTTTTGACCGAGAGGCCATTCAATTTAAAGCCGTGACTAAAATACCAACCACTGTTTCGGCTAATGTGGCCGCCATTTCTACTTATGAAAGTGCTTCGAAAATTATTACGGCCAATTTCAAAGGCAAGGAATTTGCTTCCGGCAGTCGAAAAATAACGATTGAAAATGTAGCCATGTGGCAAAAAGACGGCAAAATTATCATTGCTTTAGACATGAGTGGGAGCATCAACGGCAGTATTTATTTGTCGGGAATTCCAAATTACAATGCGATTACCAAAGAAATTTATTTTGACCAAATGGATTATGTGCTGAACTCAAAAGGCATTTTAACCAGAACCGCCAATTGGTTATTGCAAGGGGTAATTTTGAGAAAAATTCAAGAAAATTGTCGCTATTCCATCAAAGCGAATTTAGAAGAAGGTAAAAAAAGTCTACTGCCTTACTTGAACAATTATTCCCCCATGAAAGGAGTTTTCGTAAACGGAACCATGAATGATTTTGAATTTGAAAAAGTAGAAGTTACAGATAAAGCCATTATCGCCTTTATTACAACTACCGGAAAAATGAGTGTGAAAATTGACGGAATGGAGTAAAGTCAGTTCTCAGTGTTCAGTTGGCAGTGTTCAGTTTCCAATAGAATGAAATGACAACCTATTTCTTTTTGTAATACATTTTATAGACCACGAAACCAATTCCGGCCACTATAATATAAGGAATGGCCATTAGGAAAACGATTCCGTCGTTTACAGCTTCTACTTTGGCATTATTTCCGGAACTTTCTAGTGCTGCTCTGCACATAGCGCATTGCGCAGTTGAGGCAATAGGCATTAGGCAATAGGCAATAAGTAATAAGACCTTACCACTGACACTTTTGACTTTTGGCTTTTGGCTTTTGGCTTTAGTTAGCATAATAAGGCGAAATCATCAAATAAACCACTACGCCGGTTACGGCAACATACAACCAAATAGGAAAAGTAATTTTGGCTAGTTTTTTATGTCTGTCAAAACGTTCGGCTAAAGCCCTCACATAAGTAAACAACACCATTGGAATAATCGCTATTGACAAAAGAATATGTGAAATCAAAATGAAAAAGTATACGCTACGCATCGAACCGGCATTGGCCAATTCTTTGTCATCTAAAAGTCCGTCCGCATTGATATCTCCGTATTTCGTAGAATCAGCCGACATGTGATAAGCGACATACATAACTAGAAAAACCACAGAACAGGCAATAGCTAAAGTCATAATCCTTTCATGCACCTTTCTATTCCCGTTTTTAATAGCCAATACGCCCATAATTAAAAGCAAGGCCGTCACCGCATTGATTGATGCATAAATTGGCGGCAAAAAGCTTAAGGGCTCTATATTGATTCCGAAATCTTTTAGCTTTACGGTAAACAAAACAGCTACCGCTATCGGGATAATTATAGAAACCGCAATAATGGAACCTCTAAATTTTCTTTCCAAGGTTTTATTCTCCTGATTATTCATTTAATAACTTTTTAATGTCTTCAATTATCGCTTTTACTCCTTTTTTATCCAATCCGTCATAATACAAAATAGGATTGCCAAATTTATCTTTTCTACATCTGATATTACCTTCTTTGTCAATCAAAGCGAAAAGCCCTGAGTGTTCGAAGCCACCTGCTGCTTTTTTATCTTCTCCGGCATAAATATTAAATCCTTTATTAGAAATACCATAAATATACTCTTTGTCACCGGTTAAAAAATGCCAATTGGAAGATTTTGCTCCGATAAGTTCCGCGTGTTCTTTTAAAACCTTGGCAGTATCATATTCCGGATTAATAGTGATTGACGCTATTCCGAAATTAGGATTGCCAAAGAACTCATTTTGAATGTCCACCATATTTTTATTCATGATGGGACAAATAGAAGGACAAGTCGAGAAGAAAAACTCTAATACATATACTTTCCCTTTATAAGATTCGTTGGTGATTTTTTCATTGTTCTGATTGGTGAGTTCAAAACTTGGTGCCGGTCCAATCGTTAACAAACCGTTTTCAGCTTTTTTATTATTGGAAACTGCATCAATTCTATCCCCTTGAACAACTGTGCCGTTTTTTACTCTATTGATGATTTTGGGAATAAAAATAATTCCAAAGACCAAAATGATAAAGGATAATCCGATGTATGATTTATTTTTCATATGGCTAAATCTAAATTTTTCTGTCTGCGTTGTTTCGTTTTAAAGCCAAACGGTATTCGGCCAAAATAATTTTTACATCATCCATCATATCATTATGCAAATCGGCTGCTGATGTCGTGTTGTAACCTTCTTTGTATTCCGGTTTACCTTGATCGCTTTTCCCTTTTCGCCCGCGAAGATTTCTTTTCTTGTCGACTATATAAACGTAAGGCGTTCCAAAGTTATCGTCTAACTTGCCTAATAACTTTAATTGGGCATGATACGCTTGAATGGCTTCCGGTTTGGCAAAAACAAAATGATAACCCGAAACATCGGTTAACGCATCTAATTCCTTTAAAAGTCTTTGGGCTTGTGCCTCGGTTCCTTCCGGTGCTATAAATACAAATTGAAAATCTTTAAATTCTCTGTATTTGTTGTATATCTTTTGATTGAGCGTGAAAAAATTACCGCTATTCGCCATGATATTCTCTCCGGCAAAACCGAGTATTGTTATTTTAGCATCTAAAGTAACTTTTTTATCATTGAGGGTTTTCCATTGGGCATCAACATTTGGAATCGTTGGCGTAATGGTTGGCAAAGTGATAAAACTATTTACACCCGAAGCAAAGAAAAGATAGGCTACGATGGGTAAAACAAACAAGATGAAAAGGACAAGATTTTTTTTCATTAGGATAGTGAAAATCAGTGGTACAAAAATAAAAAAATCCCGACTGAATCGGGACTTTTTTTTGAATTAATATATTGTTAAAAATTCCATTTAATAGTAGAATCTTTAAAAATCCCGTAGATATAATCTGCTTCGACCAATAATATAAAAAGTAAATATAATACAAGGAAAATAACGGTGGCAACAACTGCCCATTTCAAGCTATTTCTTTCACCTTCCATGTGCATAAAAGCCCAAACAATATAGTAAGCTTTGTACAAGGTTAAGACAATGAAAACCCAGTTAAGCAAATTCATGCTTAAAAAGTTATTCATAAATAAAGCATCCGGTCTAACAATCCCTAAAGCAACCTCAACGATAGTTACGACAGATAAAAGGATAAAAACTTTCCAGATTCTTGATGTATTTGATACATGTTCGTGTGCGTGTGACATAATATTGTAAGTTTTCTATAATTAAACTAAGTAGAAGAATGTAAATACGAATACCCAAACTAAATCAACAAAGTGCCAATAAAGTCCCACTTTCTCTACCATTTCATAACTTCTTCTCTTTTCATAAGTTCCTAAAAGAACATTGAAATAGATGATGATATTGATAATTACTCCCGAGAACACGTGGAATCCGTGGAATCCTGTAATGAAGAAAAAGAAATCAGCAAACAATTTGCTACCGTATTCGTTTCTTTCCAAGTTAGCTCCTTCAACTACTAAATGAGCGTTTCCAATCATTACTTCTGATTCGGCTCTGTTTAGAATTTCTCTGTGTTTGTTTTTATTTAAACCAGGTTGTAAAGTTTTATTGGCTTTGTCTTCTTTGGTATCTCTGTAGATTTTTTCGGTTCTAACCAACAATTCAGGATGGGCTTTGAAACCGGCTTGTATTTCGGCAACTGAATAAGTAGGCAAAGCCGCTTCATCAGAAAACCAAACTCCATTACTGCGTTTGTGTTGTTCTCTTGTTTCCGGAAGTTGTACCGCAAAGTCTTCTAATTTAACTCTTTTACCTGTATTATCAACGAATTGAATGATACTTCCACCTTTAGTTTCAATAGCACCGTATTCCCCTTTGATGAAGTTTTTCCATTCCCAAGCTTGCGAACCAACGAAAATCAAACCTCCGATAATGGTTAACAACATATAGAAAGCCACTTTCTTTTGTTTCATTTGGTGACCGGCATCAACAGCCAATACCATTGTTACAGAGGAGAAAATCAAAATAAAAGTCATCAACGCTACGTAATACATTGGTGCAGGAACGCCATGTAAAAACGGGAAGTGCGTAAACACCTCATCGGCAATTGGCCAATTATCAATAAATTTAAATCTTGAAAATCCGTATGCCGCAAGGAAACCCGAGAAGGTCAAGGCATCCGATACGATAAAAAACCACATCATCAATTTGCCATAACTGGCACCCATTGGCTCATTTCCGCCACCCCAAGTATTTTCGTTTGTATTTGCAGTAGTAACTGTAGCTCCCATAAAAGTTATATAGTTAAAAAGTTCCCAAATTTAGATTTTTTTTCTTATTTAAAGAAATATAAAAAGAAAAACAAACAAATCCACAAGAAATCAAGAAAGTGCCAGTACATTGCACCTAGCTCAATTCCAAGTGTTTGACTTGAATTGTATTTTTGTTTAAAATGATTATAAATTATGATTAAAAGCGAAATAATTCCTCCGGCGAGGTGAGCCAAGTGTACTACGGCAATTACGTAGAGAAAAGTTGTCGCAATATTGCTCTCCGGTCCGGTAAAATAATAGCCTTGTTTTATCAATTGCTCAAAGCCATTAAACTGTAAAAACACGAAGGTAATTCCGAAACCTAAAGTCAGTAAAAGAAAACTTGTAGTTGCTTTTCTGTCGTCTTTTTGAATGGCTTTCTTGGCCAAATGAAAAGTTACACTACATAATATGATTGCCAAAGTACTAAAGTAAAAAGAAGTCGGCATTTGAAAATCTTTAATCCAATCTTCTCTTGACTTACTTACTACAAAAGCACTGGTAATTCCGGCAAACATCATGGTCATACTGGCCATAGCAAACCACAACAGCAATTTGTATGATCTTGCAGTTCTTGATTTATGTTCCTCGGCGGTCATTGTTGTTGGTGCCATAACTATCTTAAAAATTTATCGGTAATATAAACTATTTGTAACAAAGTAATATAAGAAACACTTACTAACATAAGTGTTCTGGCAGC includes:
- a CDS encoding DUF4403 family protein, translating into MSAIKSILFLLLFSILINSCATTQRIEALKPLPSNDAPMVYKTKTSFVNMPLEISLKEIENQLNKTMNGLIYDDSNLADDKTEMKIWKTAPIKLVEKNGKIQTTMPLKIWAKIKYGTDFMGLNDTREINLNGTITMVSDVKLSNWKLSTTSKIEDFEWSESPTILVSGKYVPITYIINPTLSIFKSKVAKKIDEAIEKSCDFKPYVLDVLENMSTPFVTSEQYQTWFKLIPIEVYVTDAVLSKSEIKMDLGLKCNMQTMVGLKPKNTFDREAIQFKAVTKIPTTVSANVAAISTYESASKIITANFKGKEFASGSRKITIENVAMWQKDGKIIIALDMSGSINGSIYLSGIPNYNAITKEIYFDQMDYVLNSKGILTRTANWLLQGVILRKIQENCRYSIKANLEEGKKSLLPYLNNYSPMKGVFVNGTMNDFEFEKVEVTDKAIIAFITTTGKMSVKIDGME
- a CDS encoding cytochrome c oxidase subunit 3, which gives rise to MAPTTMTAEEHKSRTARSYKLLLWFAMASMTMMFAGITSAFVVSKSREDWIKDFQMPTSFYFSTLAIILCSVTFHLAKKAIQKDDRKATTSFLLLTLGFGITFVFLQFNGFEQLIKQGYYFTGPESNIATTFLYVIAVVHLAHLAGGIISLLIIIYNHFKQKYNSSQTLGIELGAMYWHFLDFLWICLFFFLYFFK
- a CDS encoding DUF420 domain-containing protein; translated protein: MNNQENKTLERKFRGSIIAVSIIIPIAVAVLFTVKLKDFGINIEPLSFLPPIYASINAVTALLLIMGVLAIKNGNRKVHERIMTLAIACSVVFLVMYVAYHMSADSTKYGDINADGLLDDKELANAGSMRSVYFFILISHILLSIAIIPMVLFTYVRALAERFDRHKKLAKITFPIWLYVAVTGVVVYLMISPYYAN
- a CDS encoding cytochrome C oxidase subunit IV family protein yields the protein MSHAHEHVSNTSRIWKVFILLSVVTIVEVALGIVRPDALFMNNFLSMNLLNWVFIVLTLYKAYYIVWAFMHMEGERNSLKWAVVATVIFLVLYLLFILLVEADYIYGIFKDSTIKWNF
- a CDS encoding SCO family protein, whose translation is MKNKSYIGLSFIILVFGIIFIPKIINRVKNGTVVQGDRIDAVSNNKKAENGLLTIGPAPSFELTNQNNEKITNESYKGKVYVLEFFFSTCPSICPIMNKNMVDIQNEFFGNPNFGIASITINPEYDTAKVLKEHAELIGAKSSNWHFLTGDKEYIYGISNKGFNIYAGEDKKAAGGFEHSGLFALIDKEGNIRCRKDKFGNPILYYDGLDKKGVKAIIEDIKKLLNE
- a CDS encoding cytochrome c oxidase subunit 3, producing MGATVTTANTNENTWGGGNEPMGASYGKLMMWFFIVSDALTFSGFLAAYGFSRFKFIDNWPIADEVFTHFPFLHGVPAPMYYVALMTFILIFSSVTMVLAVDAGHQMKQKKVAFYMLLTIIGGLIFVGSQAWEWKNFIKGEYGAIETKGGSIIQFVDNTGKRVKLEDFAVQLPETREQHKRSNGVWFSDEAALPTYSVAEIQAGFKAHPELLVRTEKIYRDTKEDKANKTLQPGLNKNKHREILNRAESEVMIGNAHLVVEGANLERNEYGSKLFADFFFFITGFHGFHVFSGVIINIIIYFNVLLGTYEKRRSYEMVEKVGLYWHFVDLVWVFVFTFFYLV